From a region of the Nitrospirota bacterium genome:
- the nuoB gene encoding NADH-quinone oxidoreductase subunit NuoB, whose amino-acid sequence MDVRDGNVIFTTIDNIVNWGRQSSLWPMTFGLACCAIEMIAAGCSRYDTDRFGLVFRPSPRQSDVMIVAGTMTKKMAPAVKRLYAQMPEPRWVIAMGGCASAGGPFNTYSVVQGTDLVVPVDVYIPGCPPRPEALMYGFLQLQEKIKRENPSVLMRFKS is encoded by the coding sequence ATGGACGTAAGAGACGGGAATGTAATCTTTACTACAATTGATAATATTGTGAACTGGGGCAGGCAGTCCTCACTCTGGCCTATGACATTCGGTCTTGCCTGTTGTGCAATAGAGATGATAGCCGCAGGATGTTCAAGGTATGACACAGACCGCTTTGGATTAGTCTTCAGGCCTTCGCCGCGTCAATCGGATGTTATGATAGTTGCAGGCACAATGACCAAGAAGATGGCGCCTGCAGTGAAAAGATTGTATGCACAGATGCCGGAACCAAGATGGGTAATTGCAATGGGCGGATGTGCATCTGCAGGGGGGCCGTTCAATACTTACAGTGTGGTACAGGGTACAGACCTTGTGGTTCCTGTGGATGTTTATATACCAGGATGTCCGCCGAGACCTGAGGCACTGATGTATGGTTTCCTGCAGTTACAGGAGAAGATAAAACGGGAGAACCCTTCAGTATTGATGAGGTTTAAGAGCTGA
- the nuoD gene encoding NADH dehydrogenase (quinone) subunit D: protein MAEIIPIENGDTDLMTREVTLNMGPQHPSTHGVMHLILHLQGEKVVKAEPDIGFLHRGMEKIAENLLYPQFVPYTDRLDYLSSMTNNLGYVMAVEKLIGIEIPERGKYVRVIASELSRISSHLLAVGAWGLDLGAITLVLYAFREREMIMDLFEMLCGARLTYNYMKIGGVRGDLPPGFKERCREFVRLFPKRVDEYEGLLTGNRIWLQRNKGIGIVSAEDAINLGLTGPSLRGSGVSWDIRKDEPYLVYDRFDFKVPVGENGDCFDRYMCRVEEMRQAARIVEQALDQLPEGPVNADVPEFVAPSRKDITTNMEALIHHFKLIAHGFKPPVGEVYTSIEAPKGEIGYYIKSDGTEKPFRVKIRAPSFVNLQSVDPLSRGLYFADVVAVISSLDPVFGEVDK from the coding sequence ATGGCTGAAATTATTCCAATAGAGAATGGCGATACGGATTTGATGACGAGGGAGGTTACCCTTAATATGGGGCCTCAGCATCCGTCTACACACGGGGTTATGCATCTCATACTGCATCTGCAGGGTGAGAAGGTTGTAAAGGCAGAGCCTGATATTGGTTTTCTGCATCGAGGCATGGAAAAGATAGCAGAAAATCTTTTGTATCCACAGTTTGTTCCATACACAGACAGGCTTGATTATCTCAGCAGTATGACAAACAACCTTGGTTATGTCATGGCAGTGGAGAAACTGATCGGGATTGAAATTCCTGAGAGGGGAAAGTATGTCAGGGTAATTGCATCAGAGTTGTCGCGTATCTCCAGTCATCTGCTCGCTGTCGGTGCATGGGGGCTTGATCTGGGGGCAATAACCCTGGTCCTTTATGCCTTCAGAGAACGAGAGATGATTATGGACCTGTTTGAGATGCTCTGCGGTGCGCGGCTGACATACAATTATATGAAGATTGGCGGCGTACGGGGCGACCTTCCTCCCGGGTTTAAGGAAAGGTGCAGGGAGTTTGTGCGTCTCTTTCCAAAACGTGTAGATGAATACGAAGGACTTCTTACAGGAAACAGGATCTGGTTACAGAGGAATAAAGGTATCGGGATTGTGTCGGCAGAAGATGCTATTAATCTGGGACTTACCGGGCCTTCCCTAAGAGGTTCCGGAGTTTCATGGGATATAAGAAAAGATGAGCCGTATCTTGTATATGACAGATTTGATTTTAAGGTTCCTGTCGGTGAGAACGGGGACTGCTTTGACCGCTATATGTGCAGGGTTGAAGAGATGAGGCAGGCGGCAAGGATTGTTGAACAGGCGCTTGATCAGTTGCCTGAGGGGCCGGTAAATGCCGATGTCCCTGAGTTTGTTGCACCTTCAAGGAAGGATATTACAACAAACATGGAGGCACTCATACATCATTTTAAATTGATTGCACATGGGTTCAAGCCCCCTGTCGGTGAGGTTTATACATCTATTGAAGCACCCAAGGGTGAGATTGGTTATTATATAAAGAGCGATGGGACTGAGAAACCCTTCAGGGTAAAAATCAGGGCACCGTCTTTTGTTAATCTTCAGAGTGTTGACCCGTTGTCACGAGGCTTGTACTTTGCAGATGTGGTTGCAGTTATATCGAGTTTGGACCCTGTTTTTGGGGAAGTGGATAAGTAA
- a CDS encoding leucine--tRNA ligase, producing the protein MTTKYEPKEIEIKWQRYWEDNNTFKVTEDISRAKYYCLEMFPYPSGRIHMGHVRNYAIGDVIARYKKMKGYNVLHPMGWDAFGLPAENAAINKGIHPFAWTYDNIAYMKEQLKKMGLSYDWDREVTTCDPSYYKWNQWFFLKMNEKGLAYKRKSFVNWCNSCDTVLANEQVIDGQCWRCSSTVEQKELEQWFFKITAYAEELLAGCEKLTGWPERVLTMQRNWIGKSTGVEVDFPIADSERNIRIFTTRPDTIFGATFMSLAPEYPLVELLVKGTEQERAVMEFVQRVRRQDKVIRTSADIEKEGVFTGHYAINPLTNEQIPVWIANFVLMDYGTGAVMAVPTHDQRDFECAKKYNLSMKVVIQPPSQAPPPLNPIPQGEGRLDERLRCEMSELILSPLTVVGQGGDGVFSTELHEAYTGEGILVNSGQFSGMNSTEAIDKIAEYIELHGMGKRTVNYKIRDWGVSRQRYWGTPIPIIYCERCGTVPVPEKDLPVILPRDVAFTGKGGSPLHHVQSFVEAECPSCGVMAKRETDTMDTFVDSSWYFMRYTSPASENVPFEKKSASYWMGVDQYIGGIEHAVLHLLYSRFFTKVLRDLGLTDVDEPFQNLLTQGMVIKDGAKMSKSKGNVVDPDHLINNYGADTARLFALFAAPPEKDLDWSDRGVEGAFRFLSRVYRKVDELTPYLNPGQNHEAKDIESYKIKLLNMVEKGNDIPQDLKTLRKFTHQTIKKVTDDIEVFHFNTAISFIMELINNIYLIPVEEGCFNDKAFLYVMKEAMDSVILMLYPFAPHISEEMWQMLGYVESVAKSPWPIYCTEIAQEEERLIVIQINGKVRSKVTVPAGTNEEAIKNMALQDGRIKELLGDIVPKKVFVVKDKLVNIVM; encoded by the coding sequence TTGACTACAAAATATGAGCCAAAAGAGATAGAGATTAAGTGGCAAAGATACTGGGAAGATAATAATACCTTCAAGGTTACAGAAGATATTTCCAGAGCCAAATACTATTGTCTTGAGATGTTCCCTTACCCATCAGGCAGGATACACATGGGGCATGTTCGTAATTATGCGATAGGAGATGTAATTGCCCGTTACAAAAAAATGAAGGGGTATAACGTCTTACACCCAATGGGATGGGATGCATTTGGACTTCCGGCAGAGAATGCAGCGATTAACAAGGGTATTCATCCGTTTGCCTGGACTTATGACAATATTGCTTATATGAAGGAACAGCTCAAAAAGATGGGGCTGTCTTATGACTGGGACCGGGAGGTCACTACATGTGACCCTTCATATTATAAATGGAACCAGTGGTTTTTTCTGAAGATGAATGAGAAGGGGCTTGCATATAAAAGGAAATCGTTTGTCAACTGGTGTAATTCATGTGATACGGTACTTGCAAATGAACAGGTTATTGATGGGCAGTGTTGGAGGTGCAGTTCAACAGTCGAGCAAAAGGAACTTGAGCAGTGGTTTTTTAAGATAACTGCTTATGCAGAAGAACTTTTGGCAGGATGTGAAAAACTGACAGGCTGGCCTGAGAGAGTGCTTACAATGCAAAGGAACTGGATTGGTAAGAGTACAGGTGTGGAAGTGGATTTCCCTATTGCTGACAGCGAAAGGAATATCAGGATATTTACCACCAGACCTGATACCATATTCGGGGCCACCTTTATGAGTCTCGCACCCGAATATCCGCTTGTAGAATTACTGGTTAAAGGAACTGAGCAGGAACGCGCGGTCATGGAGTTTGTGCAAAGGGTCAGGCGGCAGGATAAGGTGATAAGGACTTCTGCTGATATTGAAAAAGAAGGGGTATTTACAGGACACTATGCAATTAATCCCCTTACTAATGAACAGATTCCTGTTTGGATAGCCAATTTTGTGCTAATGGATTATGGAACAGGCGCTGTTATGGCAGTGCCGACCCATGACCAGAGGGATTTTGAATGTGCTAAAAAATATAATCTTTCTATGAAAGTAGTGATTCAGCCCCCCTCGCAAGCCCCCCCTCCCCTTAATCCCATCCCGCAAGGGGAGGGGAGATTAGATGAGCGATTGAGATGTGAGATGTCTGAGCTTATTCTCTCTCCCTTGACGGTAGTGGGGCAGGGTGGGGATGGGGTATTTTCTACTGAACTCCATGAGGCATACACCGGCGAAGGTATTCTTGTTAACTCAGGACAGTTCAGCGGCATGAATTCAACTGAGGCAATAGACAAGATTGCAGAGTACATAGAACTCCATGGAATGGGAAAACGGACAGTAAATTATAAGATTCGTGACTGGGGGGTATCAAGGCAGAGATATTGGGGTACTCCGATTCCTATCATATATTGTGAGAGGTGTGGAACTGTTCCTGTTCCGGAAAAAGACCTTCCTGTCATACTTCCACGGGATGTTGCTTTTACGGGTAAGGGTGGGTCGCCATTACACCATGTCCAGTCCTTTGTGGAGGCTGAGTGTCCTTCCTGCGGCGTAATGGCAAAAAGGGAGACAGATACTATGGACACCTTTGTAGACTCGTCATGGTATTTTATGCGTTATACCTCACCTGCTTCAGAAAATGTCCCGTTTGAGAAAAAATCTGCCTCTTATTGGATGGGTGTAGACCAGTATATAGGCGGGATAGAACATGCAGTGCTTCACCTCCTTTATTCAAGGTTCTTTACCAAAGTGCTCAGGGACCTCGGGCTTACAGATGTTGATGAACCGTTCCAAAACCTGTTGACGCAGGGGATGGTAATAAAAGACGGGGCTAAGATGTCCAAATCAAAAGGGAATGTAGTTGACCCTGACCATCTCATAAATAATTATGGGGCTGATACAGCAAGGCTCTTTGCACTCTTTGCAGCACCGCCGGAGAAAGATCTGGATTGGAGTGACCGCGGGGTTGAGGGTGCCTTCAGGTTCTTATCAAGGGTATACAGAAAGGTGGATGAGTTAACTCCATACTTAAACCCGGGACAGAATCATGAGGCAAAGGATATTGAATCTTATAAGATCAAGCTACTGAACATGGTTGAGAAGGGTAATGACATACCGCAGGATTTAAAAACCCTGAGGAAGTTTACACATCAAACAATAAAGAAGGTAACTGATGATATAGAGGTCTTTCATTTTAATACTGCCATCAGCTTTATAATGGAGCTTATCAACAACATATACCTTATTCCGGTTGAAGAAGGCTGCTTTAATGACAAGGCTTTTTTATATGTAATGAAAGAGGCGATGGATAGTGTCATACTGATGTTGTATCCTTTTGCACCCCATATCTCTGAGGAGATGTGGCAGATGCTTGGGTATGTAGAATCTGTTGCCAAAAGTCCCTGGCCCATATATTGTACTGAGATTGCACAGGAAGAAGAGAGGCTGATAGTAATACAGATAAACGGCAAGGTAAGGAGTAAGGTGACTGTTCCTGCAGGTACTAATGAGGAAGCTATAAAAAACATGGCGCTGCAGGATGGCAGGATTAAAGAACTTTTAGGTGATATTGTTCCCAAAAAGGTATTTGTGGTTAAAGATAAGCTCGTAAATATTGTAATGTAA
- a CDS encoding DNA primase gives MDGHIPEEIVTKVIESQDIVEVISRYISLKKKGQNHIGLCPFHSEKTPSFVVSQAKQLFHCFGCGTGGNVISFLMRHENSTFTEVVRRLGNDAGIIIERAVKENKSENFIFDINNIVSASYHENLIKTNEAEPARAYLLKRGLTIEIIKRFNIGYSPDSWNSIYNLLKKKGFHEDLMLKSGVIIPQNKGTGYYDRFRKRIMFPIFDIQKRVVGFGGRVMDNSTPKYLNSPETPVFTKGNLLYGLETAKEGIKESGFAIIVEGYIDVVTAHQAGVLNVVATLGTALTPNHIRILQRFCKEVILTFDSDTAGIKAALRTVDNFVGSEVEAKVLLLPEGEDPDSFIRKYGKTAFDELISKSKGIIEFAIDMIINKKTSMNIAIPKTHIDAKFKNAEECLNLIRKIPNRIEQDYHLNRVSNDLKIEKDVLYAELRRKGKGKKSVQPETAKNNDVQNVSVEETLLALVIKYKELRKQAREKFDVRYLVNTKFQKTVEYIINSDKDLNDLLNTEFIGKDSQDTQEMRDIITRLALSDLHFDLPEKNLLDCMRAIRRESLNRELKGIEQEISKAELAGAFDKVRSLLVLKQGLLQQRKLLYEN, from the coding sequence TTGGATGGGCATATACCTGAAGAAATAGTAACAAAGGTTATTGAAAGTCAGGATATAGTAGAGGTAATTTCCAGGTATATATCTCTCAAGAAAAAGGGCCAGAATCATATAGGACTTTGCCCGTTTCACTCAGAAAAGACTCCTTCATTTGTCGTAAGCCAGGCAAAACAGCTTTTCCATTGTTTTGGATGTGGTACCGGGGGAAATGTAATATCATTTCTCATGAGGCATGAGAATTCTACCTTCACTGAAGTTGTAAGAAGGTTGGGCAATGATGCAGGGATCATAATTGAAAGGGCTGTAAAGGAAAATAAAAGCGAAAACTTTATATTCGATATAAACAATATAGTATCTGCCTCTTATCATGAAAATCTGATAAAAACAAACGAGGCAGAACCTGCAAGGGCATATCTGTTAAAACGTGGCCTTACTATAGAAATAATAAAGAGATTTAATATTGGTTACAGTCCGGACTCATGGAACAGTATTTATAATTTGCTTAAAAAAAAGGGATTCCATGAGGACCTGATGCTCAAATCAGGTGTAATCATTCCCCAAAATAAAGGGACAGGATATTATGACAGGTTCAGAAAAAGGATAATGTTTCCTATTTTTGATATACAGAAAAGGGTGGTTGGGTTCGGCGGCCGGGTAATGGATAATTCGACACCCAAATACCTTAATTCACCTGAAACCCCTGTCTTTACAAAAGGTAATCTGTTATATGGACTTGAAACTGCCAAAGAAGGGATAAAAGAGTCAGGATTTGCAATAATTGTTGAGGGGTATATAGATGTGGTAACTGCTCATCAGGCGGGAGTATTAAACGTAGTAGCTACTCTTGGAACTGCATTAACCCCGAACCACATAAGAATACTTCAAAGGTTTTGCAAAGAGGTCATATTAACCTTTGACTCTGATACAGCAGGCATAAAAGCTGCATTAAGAACAGTGGATAACTTTGTTGGTAGTGAAGTAGAGGCCAAGGTCTTACTCCTGCCGGAAGGAGAGGACCCTGATAGTTTTATTAGAAAATATGGAAAGACTGCCTTTGATGAACTTATCAGCAAATCAAAGGGCATTATTGAATTTGCTATAGATATGATAATTAACAAAAAGACAAGTATGAATATTGCAATACCTAAAACACACATAGATGCAAAGTTTAAAAATGCTGAGGAATGTTTGAACTTAATAAGGAAGATACCCAACAGGATTGAGCAGGATTATCATTTGAACAGGGTTTCAAATGATCTGAAGATAGAAAAAGATGTGCTATATGCTGAACTTAGAAGGAAAGGTAAAGGGAAAAAGTCAGTACAACCGGAGACAGCGAAAAATAATGATGTACAAAACGTATCTGTTGAAGAGACCCTGCTTGCCCTTGTAATTAAATATAAGGAACTTAGAAAACAGGCAAGAGAAAAATTTGATGTTAGATATCTGGTTAATACTAAATTTCAAAAAACAGTAGAATATATTATAAATTCAGATAAAGACCTGAATGACCTTTTAAATACAGAGTTTATTGGTAAGGACTCTCAGGATACGCAGGAAATGCGGGATATAATTACAAGGCTGGCATTGAGTGACCTGCATTTCGATTTACCTGAAAAAAACCTTCTGGATTGTATGCGGGCTATCCGGAGGGAAAGCCTTAACAGGGAATTAAAAGGAATTGAACAAGAGATATCTAAAGCAGAACTAGCGGGGGCTTTTGACAAGGTAAGAAGTCTACTTGTATTAAAACAGGGCCTTCTGCAACAAAGAAAGTTGCTTTATGAAAACTAA
- the rpsT gene encoding 30S ribosomal protein S20 yields the protein MATHKSAIKRARQSEKRKLRNKAAMSTMKTLIKKVQTAIEGKNTQDAGVNLKEATSYIDKIADKGIIHKNRASRIVSRLNARINKAAAQ from the coding sequence TTGGCAACACACAAATCGGCAATAAAGAGGGCAAGACAATCAGAGAAGAGAAAGTTAAGGAACAAGGCCGCAATGTCAACTATGAAGACATTGATAAAGAAAGTTCAAACCGCTATTGAGGGTAAAAATACTCAGGATGCCGGTGTGAATCTGAAAGAGGCTACGTCGTATATTGATAAGATAGCAGATAAAGGGATTATCCATAAAAACAGGGCAAGCAGGATCGTATCAAGGTTGAATGCCAGGATTAATAAGGCTGCTGCTCAATAA
- a CDS encoding GatB/YqeY domain-containing protein → MSLLDRLSTELKESLKAGNQIKLSVIRLLKSSIKNKEIEKMSPLTDEEIIGVISSAVKQRREAIEQFKKGNREDLVQKETSEIEILQTFLPQQLSDEEIMNEVRTVINEAGASSPKDMGKVMKILIPRIKGRADGTKVSTIVKELMESSSR, encoded by the coding sequence ATGTCACTACTTGACAGACTTTCAACAGAATTAAAAGAATCATTAAAGGCCGGAAATCAGATAAAGTTAAGTGTTATAAGACTGTTGAAGTCGTCAATTAAGAACAAAGAAATCGAAAAGATGTCCCCTCTTACAGATGAAGAGATAATTGGTGTAATAAGTTCTGCTGTTAAGCAGAGAAGAGAGGCAATAGAACAGTTTAAAAAAGGCAACAGAGAAGATTTAGTTCAGAAAGAGACCAGTGAGATAGAGATACTTCAGACCTTTCTCCCTCAACAACTAAGTGATGAAGAAATAATGAATGAGGTTAGGACAGTAATTAATGAAGCAGGCGCTTCATCTCCTAAGGATATGGGAAAGGTTATGAAGATCCTAATTCCCCGGATTAAAGGACGGGCTGATGGCACAAAAGTTAGCACTATTGTTAAAGAGCTAATGGAATCCTCTTCAAGATGA
- a CDS encoding LptE family protein, giving the protein MKSVYPIIIIISLVLSSCGYRFAEKSAHIPPSVTSISIPVFENKTMEPVIEEEITPAVIREFIKDRRLQVVDKSQSDLVLNGIVTSYKESPLSFDSNQNVLENRITISVHLRLLQPSSGNILMEKDVTKTAEYRVNSDVMITRAGRFSAIKELARILGEEITDRVLGGW; this is encoded by the coding sequence ATGAAGTCTGTCTACCCAATTATTATTATCATTTCCCTTGTACTTTCTTCCTGTGGATACCGGTTTGCTGAAAAAAGTGCTCATATACCTCCTTCAGTAACATCAATCTCTATACCGGTGTTTGAAAACAAGACTATGGAGCCTGTAATTGAGGAGGAGATTACACCTGCTGTTATTAGAGAGTTTATTAAGGACCGGCGGCTTCAGGTTGTAGATAAATCTCAGTCTGATTTAGTTCTAAATGGCATCGTAACATCATATAAAGAATCTCCGCTTTCTTTTGACAGTAATCAGAATGTACTTGAGAACAGGATAACAATCTCAGTACATTTAAGATTGCTTCAGCCATCTTCCGGCAATATCCTTATGGAAAAGGATGTTACTAAAACAGCAGAGTACAGGGTTAATAGTGACGTCATGATAACGCGTGCCGGAAGGTTTTCTGCTATAAAGGAACTTGCACGGATACTTGGTGAAGAGATTACAGACAGGGTGCTTGGGGGATGGTAG
- a CDS encoding NADH-quinone oxidoreductase subunit C, with protein MDEKDLEKEISSQKYSTLVTKLKGRFGRSILETSVFRGEVTHVVEKDVIADVCSFVKRENDMQFNFLSDVLGVDSRATLSCFEVVYHLYSIPFKMRIRLKVRVKENETVPTVTSVWRSADFAERETFDMFGIVFDGHPNMKRIYLPQDWEGYPLRKDYPLVGYKDEYNPFGVEKK; from the coding sequence ATGGATGAGAAAGACTTGGAAAAAGAAATATCTTCGCAAAAATATTCAACCCTTGTTACAAAATTAAAGGGAAGGTTCGGCAGGTCTATACTTGAGACATCTGTCTTCAGGGGTGAAGTGACTCATGTAGTAGAGAAGGATGTTATTGCAGATGTGTGCAGCTTTGTGAAACGTGAAAATGATATGCAGTTTAACTTTTTATCGGATGTGCTCGGTGTTGACAGCCGTGCAACGCTCTCATGTTTTGAGGTAGTTTATCATTTGTACTCTATTCCTTTTAAGATGCGGATCAGATTAAAAGTAAGGGTTAAGGAGAATGAGACAGTGCCCACAGTTACATCAGTATGGAGGAGCGCTGATTTTGCAGAGCGGGAGACCTTTGATATGTTCGGCATTGTCTTTGACGGACACCCGAATATGAAGCGTATTTATCTGCCGCAGGATTGGGAAGGGTATCCGCTTAGAAAGGATTATCCGCTTGTAGGATATAAAGATGAATATAATCCGTTTGGAGTGGAGAAGAAGTAA
- a CDS encoding 30S ribosomal protein S21, with translation MLGVKVKDNESFESALRRFKKQCEKAGILSEMRKREHYEKPSVRRKRKALAARKKATKRQKV, from the coding sequence ATGCTGGGTGTAAAAGTAAAGGATAATGAATCCTTTGAAAGCGCCCTTCGCAGGTTTAAAAAACAGTGCGAAAAGGCTGGGATTTTATCCGAGATGCGAAAAAGAGAACACTATGAAAAACCTAGCGTCCGCCGTAAACGCAAGGCATTAGCCGCAAGAAAAAAAGCAACAAAAAGGCAAAAGGTTTAA
- a CDS encoding NADH-quinone oxidoreductase subunit A, with amino-acid sequence MLLTYFPVLIIIGFVGFIAFMVFAINSLISSKRANSEKHTPWECGMEPFGNADTGHFRVHFFIVAILFLVFDVETLFLFPWAVVLRSTGLFAFVEMFIFVAILVIGLVYAWKKGALEWT; translated from the coding sequence ATGCTGCTCACTTATTTCCCTGTCTTAATTATTATAGGATTTGTGGGTTTTATTGCATTTATGGTATTTGCAATAAACTCGCTAATAAGTTCAAAAAGGGCAAACTCTGAAAAGCATACTCCATGGGAGTGCGGCATGGAGCCTTTTGGTAATGCTGATACAGGGCATTTCAGGGTGCACTTTTTTATTGTTGCAATTCTTTTCCTTGTCTTTGACGTAGAAACTCTCTTCTTATTTCCATGGGCTGTTGTTTTGAGAAGCACCGGCCTCTTTGCCTTTGTAGAAATGTTTATATTCGTTGCCATACTTGTAATCGGGCTTGTTTATGCATGGAAGAAGGGGGCTCTTGAATGGACGTAA
- the holA gene encoding DNA polymerase III subunit delta, whose protein sequence is MILNFTEFSDCFGASKAYPVYMFSGEERFFIDEGVKVVKDKFLDAGLRDFNYDAYSAAEVDASKVINTAETLPVMAEKRVIVVKEADEWGAKDKEIIVGYLKNPSTSTCMILTASKLDKREKFYNSFDKSGVVILCQPLYKDGLKKWIFQQIKKAGKSIDKEAVDILIEVAGNEMLSLNNDLEKLILYCNERKNISVKDVTAVSGSMRSFTVFEVVNAIIDRRLKDAVFSLHRAIDDGEPPVRIFYFILREFRMMLKAKTLISTGKSLEEAAKSAGVPPFKVKEFSQKVNKISRDDLFKLFDKLIDIDSRLKGSALKPAMILEELLLFIYCMKN, encoded by the coding sequence ATGATATTAAATTTTACAGAATTCTCAGACTGCTTCGGGGCGAGTAAAGCCTATCCTGTATATATGTTTTCAGGTGAAGAGAGGTTCTTTATTGATGAAGGGGTGAAGGTTGTAAAAGATAAATTTCTTGATGCAGGCCTGAGGGATTTCAATTATGATGCCTATTCTGCCGCAGAGGTTGATGCATCAAAGGTCATTAATACAGCAGAGACGCTTCCTGTTATGGCAGAGAAGAGGGTTATTGTAGTAAAAGAGGCCGATGAATGGGGGGCAAAGGATAAGGAGATAATAGTCGGGTATTTGAAAAATCCATCAACCTCCACATGCATGATACTCACTGCATCAAAATTAGATAAAAGGGAGAAGTTTTACAATTCATTTGATAAAAGTGGGGTTGTAATATTATGTCAGCCGCTCTACAAAGATGGTCTTAAGAAATGGATATTTCAACAAATCAAAAAGGCCGGCAAGAGTATTGATAAGGAAGCTGTGGATATACTGATTGAGGTTGCAGGAAATGAGATGCTGTCTTTGAATAATGACCTTGAAAAGCTTATCCTTTATTGTAATGAGCGTAAGAATATATCTGTTAAAGACGTGACAGCGGTTTCAGGCAGTATGAGGAGTTTTACAGTGTTTGAGGTTGTGAACGCCATAATTGACAGGAGGCTAAAAGATGCTGTGTTTTCCCTGCACCGTGCAATTGATGATGGTGAACCGCCTGTAAGGATATTTTATTTTATACTCCGTGAGTTCAGGATGATGTTAAAGGCGAAGACTCTTATCAGCACCGGTAAATCGCTTGAAGAGGCTGCTAAGTCAGCGGGCGTACCCCCATTTAAAGTTAAGGAGTTTTCTCAAAAGGTTAATAAAATTTCAAGAGATGACCTGTTTAAACTATTTGATAAACTCATTGATATAGACAGCAGGCTCAAGGGAAGCGCTCTAAAGCCTGCAATGATACTGGAAGAGTTATTGTTGTTTATATATTGTATGAAAAATTAA